A window of the Apostichopus japonicus isolate 1M-3 chromosome 8, ASM3797524v1, whole genome shotgun sequence genome harbors these coding sequences:
- the LOC139971334 gene encoding small nuclear ribonucleoprotein Sm D2-like: MVSLSSDLQTTLRQRFGHLEKSSTNSDCILPIVIFIMTHAAKPKAEMSQEELAQREQEEFESGPLSVLTQSVKTNTQVLINCRNNKKLLGRVKAFDRHCNMVLENVKEMWTETPKSGKGRKKSKPVNKDRYISKMFLRGDSVILVLRNPLATAQ; the protein is encoded by the exons ATGGTCTCATTGTCTAGCGATTTACAGACGACGCTACGCCAACGTTTCGGCCACCTTGAAAAGTCTTCCACCAATTCCGATTGCATCTTACCCATCGTAATATTCATCATGAC gcATGCTGCAAAACCTAAAGCTGAAATGAGCCAGGAAGAACTGGCTCAAAGAGAGCAAGAGGAATTTGAGTCAGGACCGTTGTCAGTCCTGACTCAGTCTGTGAAGACCAACACTCAAGTACTGATTAACTGTAGAAATAACAAGAAACTTCTGGGAAGAGTAAAAGCATTTGATAG ACATTGTAATATGGTTCTGGAAAACGTCAAAGAAATGTGGACGGAGACACCTAAATCCGGGAAAGGTCGCAAGAAGTCCAAACCAGTCAACAAGGATCGTTACATATCAAAGATGTTCCTCAGAGGAGACAGTGTCATACTAGTTCTAAGAAATCCTTTAGCGACAGCACAATAG